GCCACGGGCGCCGACGGACGCTCGTAGGGCGACGGACCGCGGGCGGAGCGGGCCGAGCGGGCCGACACCGGAGGCGGCGGAGCCTGGGGCTCCCAGACCGCTTCGTCCTCTTCGTCCTCTTCGTCGACTTCCTCCAACGGGGGCGCATCGAACACCTGGGAGGTCGGCTCCGCTGCCCTCGCGCCCCTTGACGCCCTGGGGATCGTCGCCGTCTCGGGAGCGAGCGAGTCGCGGTGGTCGAGCTCGATGGCGCCGGTGTCGCTCTGGGCCAGGGGCGCCGGCGCCTGGGAGCCGCGGGCGGCGGCCGACCGGGCCGACCGGGCCCGTCCGAGGCGGGTGAAGAGCAGCACGAGCGCGAAGGACAGTGCGCTTGCAGCAATCGAGATGTAGTCCAAGGCCAGCGAGCTGTTCAGGAAACCGATCACCAGGGTGACCAGGCCGATCAGCAAGAGGCCAACGGTCAGAAGAAGCAACACCGAGCCACCATCCCAGGGAGCCTTCGTGGGGGGAGCCGAGGCGCAGCGCCCGGCCACGCCATCTGTCTATCGCACCTACATATTCTAGAACCAGGGGCTCTAGACCTGCCCACGACCCCCTGCGGGGCCCTGGCCCCGGATAACGCGCGTCGGTGTGTGCTCGTCAGCGGCACCCTGCACCCGGATGATCCGGGTCGGATTGTCCTCGTCGGTGCTCTCCCACTGCTCAGCGTCGAATACACCGGTTCCCGGCCCTGGCGGACGCTCCTGCGGCCCGGCACCACCCGGAGGGGAGCCACCCGGAGGGGCGCCACCGGGAGGGGAGCCAGCCCCCACCACGATGGTCGGGCGATCGTCATCAGCTTGGCGATCGTCGTCAGCTTGGCGATCGTCGTCAGCGGGGCCCTCGTCGGCCACGCCCGAGTCGGGCTCGCCACCGTCACCGTTGAGACCGTCCTCGGACGGCTCACTCGGCTGTGGCGGCGGAGCGGGGACGTCCACCTCGCTCAACGGCGGCGGCGGCGCCATGGCCGAGAGGTTGTGATCCACCCAGGCGGCGGCGTTCGAGAGGGCAGCCCGCATCCGGCTCCGCTCCTCCTCGACATGCCGCTCGAGCAGGATGATGTCCTTGTGCATCTGCTGGCGGGCGCTCTCGAGCCGGACCAGCTCCTCACGCAGCTCGCGCTCGGCCTCCTCGGTGGTGCGCCGGGCGCGCTCCTCCGCCTCGGCGACCATGGCCCGCGCCTCGGTCTGCGCGCTCACGAGCGTCTCTCGAGCCTGTTGCTGCGACTCCTTCACGGCCATGTCGGCTGTCCGCTGGGCCAGCACGAGCGTGCGCCGGAGCGCATCGTCGTCGTCGGGAAGGTCGGAGACGCGTTGCTCGGCGCGCATGGCCCGCTCCATGGCCTGCCGGAGACGGTCGTGCAGCAGCTCGACCCCCGCCGCCGCCCGCTCGAGGAACTCGTCGACATCGTCCTGGTTGTAGCCCCGTAGCTTCTCTCGGAACTCAACCTCTCGAAGTGTTCTCGCTGAGACCTCAATATCCATGAACGATCATGGTACCGACGGCTTTTGACCAGGGCGCGGATGGTCGCGGATCGTCAGGCGAGGACAGCGCGGGACACGATCTGCAGCCCGATCAGCACGATGATCGGCGAGAGGTCGAGACCCATGCCGCCCAGACGCATCGGGGGAAGGACCCGGCGGATCGGACCCAGCACCGGCTCGGTGAGGCTGTACAAGACCCTCGCCGCGGATGCGAGGGGCGTGCCCGGAGTGATCGGGAACCAGCTGAGGATGACCCGAGCGAAGATGATGATGACGTACGCCTGGAGGACCCAGGCGATGATGCCTTTGGCGGTCACGGGTCAGGAGCGAAACAGGCCGCGCTCCTGCAGGCGCTGACGCTCCTCCGGTGACACCTCGACGTCCGACGGGGTGAGCAGGAACACCTGGTCGGCCACCTTCTCCATCGACCCGCTCAGCGCGTACGCGAGCCCGCTGCAGAAATCGATCATGCGACGGGCCAGGTCCCGGTCGACAACCTGAAGGTTGACGATCACCGGCTGGTCGTCCTTCAGTCGATCGCCGATCTCCTGGGCGTCGGAGAACCGGGCG
This genomic stretch from Acidimicrobiales bacterium harbors:
- a CDS encoding DivIVA domain-containing protein codes for the protein MDIEVSARTLREVEFREKLRGYNQDDVDEFLERAAAGVELLHDRLRQAMERAMRAEQRVSDLPDDDDALRRTLVLAQRTADMAVKESQQQARETLVSAQTEARAMVAEAEERARRTTEEAERELREELVRLESARQQMHKDIILLERHVEEERSRMRAALSNAAAWVDHNLSAMAPPPPLSEVDVPAPPPQPSEPSEDGLNGDGGEPDSGVADEGPADDDRQADDDRQADDDRPTIVVGAGSPPGGAPPGGSPPGGAGPQERPPGPGTGVFDAEQWESTDEDNPTRIIRVQGAADEHTPTRVIRGQGPAGGRGQV
- a CDS encoding YggT family protein, coding for MTAKGIIAWVLQAYVIIIFARVILSWFPITPGTPLASAARVLYSLTEPVLGPIRRVLPPMRLGGMGLDLSPIIVLIGLQIVSRAVLA